The sequence below is a genomic window from Actinomycetes bacterium.
GGCTGCGCCTGCTGACCCGGGTCGCGTTCGGGTTCCACTCGGCTCAGGCGCTGATCGGGCTGGCGATGCTCAGCCTGGGCGGGCTGTGCCCGCCCCTACCAGGACGGGCCTGAACTGGCCCACGGATATGTCAGTAGACCCCAATTCCGAGGACCAGTCTCTGGATCGCTCATCCAACCCCCACCGACCGCGTTCGCGTCCAAGCCGAGCTACTCGAACTCGACCCGGATGGACGGTTTCTCCCACACTGAGAGCGACCGTTCAAGATCCTTGCTACGCAACGCTCCTCGATGCTCGAGCGTCAGTCCGGGTGTCAGTCCGCCAGCCGCCACCAGAGGGGACACAGGAGATGACTGGCTGGATTTGGGGACTGACCTGAGCAGCGCAAACAGCACTCGGGCTCACTGGGTGGACGCTGAGCACCAGCCTACGGATCTGGTGGTTGGTCAACGGCGCCCTGGCTTCTCCGGGCGCCTCGTATGCCCGTTCCGACCCCGCGCTCCACTCCTGCGCAATGTCAGGACTTCCCACACGTGGCGTGCGGGTAGTACTGTGAGTGCGGGTACAACAGAGAGCTGATCCGATGCCGGACCTGGCATCTGCGGTAAACGGGAGGATCCATGTTCGGCCTGGTCGTACGGTTCAACCTCAAGGGTGGAAGTGGCCCGGACTTCGACAAGCTAACGGATGAGACGGTGGCCCAGATCCGAGCGACCGAACCCGGAACGCTTGTCTACGCCTGCCACGAGGTCGAGGACGGCCCCGATGCTCGCGTGTTCTACGAGCTGTACCGGGACCGCTCGGCCTTCGATACCCAACGAGGAGCAGCCACACGTACGACGGTTCCTCGCCGAGCGCGAGCAGTACATGGCGACCGCTCCGCGCGTCGAGTTCATGCGTCTGCGGGCCGGTGCAGGTCTCCCTTCCGACGTCATCCAGTCGAGCTGAGCTGTGGCCACCACGCCACCCGACGCAACGCCCGTCGGGGAGCTGATCGCCTACCACCGCGACCAGGTCGAAGCCGGCCTACTCGCCGCCGCCGAACACTCCGGGCTCCTGGCCGACGAGCCCACCCAGACCCGCACCACGATCGGCTCCGCGGAGAAGGTCGGCAGCCGCCACCCCGCCGGCGTGCCCGCCCGCGACCGGCCACCACACCGCCCCGCCGCCCGACCCACACGCCGGCAGGAACAGGGCCGGGAGGAGCGGGAACGCGATGGCTGACCCCGCCGCGGTGGCCGCGCGCCACACCCACAAACGCTGCCCCGACTGCGACCAGGTCCTGCCCGCCAGCGCCTTCTACCGCCGCCCCAACGGCTACCTCTCGGCCTACTGCAAACCCCACCAGCGCCAACGCGGCCGCGCCTGGCACGCCCGCCACCGCCCCCCCGGCCAACGTCGCCGCGCCCCCGCCCACGGCGCCGACCGCAACCGCCTGCCCGCCGCGCCCCTACTCGCCGCCATCCAGCGGTACGCGCGGCTTCGGCACCTGACCCTCAAGGAGCTCCTCGGCCCCCAGCTCGACGTCGCGTTCGACCACGCCCAAGCCGCCGGCACGATCAGCCTCCTCACCCTGGAACGGTTCTGCGACGAGGTCCTCGGCTGGCACCCCCGCATGCTCTACGGCGACGCCTACGACCACGCCGCCTTCCAACTGGACGGTGCCGGAGCACACCCGCAGCCGCGGCCGACGCAGCGGCCCACACCCAGCCGGACCGGGGCGCCATGACCCACCCACCAACACCGAGAGGAGCACGATGGCCACTCGCACGGCCGCCTCGCCCACCACCCGCACCGCGACCCCCGCAAGACCCGGCGCGGGCCGAACAACCCGCGCTCAGCCGGGCAGCGATCGCCGCCGCGCGGAACGGCTCCTCGCCGCACTCCGCACGACCCTGGTCGTGGCGCTGTCCGCGCTCGTGCTGGCCATCGGCGCGCTCGCCTACCTGGTCAGCTTCGAAGCCATCCGCGCCTTCGCCACCCAAACCGCAGCGTTCCCACCCCGGCTGGCCTGGACCGCACCCCTGCTCGTCGACTCCTTCACCACCGCCGCCACCCTGGTCATCCTGTGGCGCTACCTCCGCGGCGAACCCTGGCACGCGGCCTGGTACGCCTGGACCCTGGTCGCCGCCGCCACCGCCGTCAGCGTCGCCCTCAACGTCGGCCACGCCCCCAACCACCTCGCCGCCCGGCTGTTCGCCGCCCTCCCACCCGTCGCCCTGCTCGGCGCGGTCGAACTGCTCATGAGCGTGGCCCGCTGCGGCCTCCACCCCGCTACCGCGCCGGCCAGACCCAAGCCCGCGGCGATCAATACCGAGGCGCTGCGACGCGTTGACCCGGCCACCAACGGCCGCGCAGCCACGAGCCCTCGTCGGCGCATGGCACAAAGCACCCAGGGCCGCTCTGCGGACAACGGGCATAGGCCTCGCGGCGGCGCCCGCGCCCGGGTGCGCGAACTCGTCAGCCGCGAGCGCCACGGCGGGCCGCACGTCACCGTCACCGACGTGACCGCCGCGACCGGGCTCAAACGCCGCCGCGCCTACGAACTCCTCCACGAAGCCCGCGCCGAATGACGTCACCGACCACCTGCCTGCGATCGCGACGCACCAGTGTCGGCGGCGTCATTGACCTCGCCCCAGCGGTGTGAGGTTCCCCCGCTTTCCCGGAGGCTTCCGGAGCTGGTCCACTGGACCGCGAGCAAGGAGGAAGCCCGCCGATGGCAGCACCCCGCAAGTACCCGCCCGAGCTCAAGGAACGCGCCCTGCGGCTGTGGCGCAGGGCGCCGCGCTGGGTGACCTCGCCGTGGACGCGTCGTACCCCTTGGCCTCGGCGTCCCCGTCGGGGTGCCCCAGGCCGGCCGGTCAGCCTCGCTGGTTGGTGTAGATGAGCAGCATGTAGCGCAGCGCGCCCCCCTCCGCTCGCCGGCGCTGTTCGCCGTCCGCACTCACCCCGACGATCGGGCGACGCCGAAATCACCCGCTACGACGTGCGGGCGACGCCGAGATCGATAGCCTCCGGGCAAGCTGGCCGGGTTCGGGTAGCATGCGCCCTGCCATCCCCGGACAGGCCAGGCGCCGACTGGCCGGGGGGTGGCACGGACAGATGCGGGGAGGGCAGCGCGAGATGCTCAGCGCGTACGTGCTCATCCAGACCGAGGTCGGCAAGGCCGCCCATGTCGCCCAGGCAGTCAGCGACCTCGATGGTGTGGAGTCGGCCGAGGACGTCACCGGCCCCTACGACGTCATCGCCCGGGTCCAGGCGCCCGGGATGGATGAGCTGGGCCGGCTGGTGGTCTCCCGCGTCCAGGTCGTGGACGGCGTCACCCGCACCCTGACCTGCACGGTGCTCGGCCGGTAGCCGCATGATCGGTCACCGGGCCCGAGCTCGAACTGCCGTGCAGCTGTGGCCGTACCAGCACCTAGGATGCCGAAGATTCAGCGCCTAGGGCAGGTGTCGGCGGCGTAGGCTCGCTTGGCTGCAGTGGCGCACGACCGGCGACCGATGCGACGCGGGTGA
It includes:
- a CDS encoding DUF2637 domain-containing protein, whose amino-acid sequence is MATRTAASPTTRTATPARPGAGRTTRAQPGSDRRRAERLLAALRTTLVVALSALVLAIGALAYLVSFEAIRAFATQTAAFPPRLAWTAPLLVDSFTTAATLVILWRYLRGEPWHAAWYAWTLVAAATAVSVALNVGHAPNHLAARLFAALPPVALLGAVELLMSVARCGLHPATAPARPKPAAINTEALRRVDPATNGRAATSPRRRMAQSTQGRSADNGHRPRGGARARVRELVSRERHGGPHVTVTDVTAATGLKRRRAYELLHEARAE
- a CDS encoding Lrp/AsnC ligand binding domain-containing protein, whose product is MLSAYVLIQTEVGKAAHVAQAVSDLDGVESAEDVTGPYDVIARVQAPGMDELGRLVVSRVQVVDGVTRTLTCTVLGR